The Dioscorea cayenensis subsp. rotundata cultivar TDr96_F1 chromosome 19, TDr96_F1_v2_PseudoChromosome.rev07_lg8_w22 25.fasta, whole genome shotgun sequence genome includes a window with the following:
- the LOC120250149 gene encoding protein EMSY-LIKE 3-like, with translation MKIAPGSSSYDADFTDFESKIHLLETVAYDAVLRAFRVQADDLSWSKESLLTDLRKELRISDANHREILGQINNDQSIKSLRNWHKAKCFQQQKTENHPCIDVNSKVRVSRKKLKPSNIASPSLQYLPSLQPSQTNCRDGIFSPQVGIARPMVHLARNRQASNASRGKGSMVVSVSRNGLMQSGNENIKAGSDIIQIRSTNELLFEVQKICGSDNPDLKRLQQAKHMLREHEKALMDAIEKIAYVPDRSESTEEPDHDIGHWQVERVTQSASGNAAGHGIPCIDLQDSEYD, from the exons ATGAAGATTGCACCTGGGTCATCATCTTATGATGCAGATTTTACGGACTTTGAATCTAAAATTCATCTGCTAGAGACTGTAGCATATGATGCTGTTTTACGAGCCTTTAGGGTTCAAGCTGATGATCTGTCATGG AGTAAGGAAAGCCTCCTAACAGACTTGAGGAAGGAACTGAGGATTTCTGACGCTAATCATAGAGAGATCCTTGGGCAAATTAATAACGATCAGTCAATCAAGTCATTAAG GAATTGGCACAAAGCCAAATGTTTTCAGCAGCAAAAAACTGAGAACCACCCTTGCATTGACGTGAATTCTAAAGTTCGTGTATCTCGTAAAAAGCTGAAGCCATCCAACATTGCTTCACCCTCTCTGCAATATTTGCCTTCTCTTCAGCCTTCACAG ACGAATTGCAGAGATGGCATATTTTCCCCACAAGTGGGTATCGCACGTCCCATGGTTCATCTTGCTCGAAACAGGCAAGCATCTAACGCTAGCAGAGGGAAAGGATCAATGGTTGTTTCAGTTTCCAGAAATGGTTTAATGCAATCagggaatgaaaatataaaGGCTGGTTCAGACATAATTCAGATTCGTTCAACAAATGAGCTTTTATTTGAG GTGCAGAAGATATGTGGTAGTGACAACCCTGATCTGAAACGTCTACAACAAGCAAAACATATGCTCAGA GAACATGAGAAAGCCCTTATGGATGCAATTGAAAAAATTGCTTATGTGCCAGATAGGAGTGAGTCCACTGAAGAGCCTGATCATGATATTGGTCACTGGCAAGTTGAGAGGGTAACACAAAGTGCTTCAGGCAATGCAGCAGGACATGGCATTCCATGTATTGATCTCCAAGACAGTGAATATGATTAA